The genomic region TCGATGGAACCAACATATGAAAATGGTTCTGTAGCCCTTATTAAGCAAACAGGATTTGATTATGATGGAGCTATCTATGCCATAGATTGGGATGGTCAAACCTATATCAAGAAAGTGTATCGTGAAGAAAATGGGCTACGTTTAGTTTCACTCAATCGGAACTATTCAGATAAGTTTGCGCCTTATGATGAGAATCCTCGTATCATAGGGAAAATTGTTGGAAACTTTATGCCTTTAGAGGATTGAGTATGACTTGGTTTGATTATAGTCTCGAACCTAAAAGCGATATTGCCTTTATTGATATGAAATCTTTTTACGCAAGTGTGGAGTGTGTAGATAGAGGCCTGCATCCACTTAAGACTTCACTTTGTGTTATGAGTCGAGCAGATAATTCTGCTGGGTTAATCCTTGCTTCCTCTCCTATGTTTAAGAAGGTATTTGGGAAATCAAATGTTGGACGTTCCTATGATTTACCATTTGATGTAAAGACTAGAAAGTTCTCTTACTATAATGCTAGAAAACAAGGTTTGCCGACAACGATAGACTATGTCCGTTATATAGAGGACTGGGCAAAATCAACAGTGATTGTTCCTCCGAGAATGGATACTTATATTGCAGTCAATATGGAGATTCAAAAAATCTTTCAAGATTTTGCAGCACCAGAAGATATTTATCCCTACTCAATTGATGAAGGATTTATAGATTTAACCAGTTCATTAAATTATTTTGTGCCTGATAAAAGTATTAGTCGAAAAGATAAGTTAGACATCATCTCAGCTGCTATTCAAAAAAAGATTTGGAGAAAAACAGGAATCTATTCAACGGTAGGTATGTCTAATGCCAATCCCTTATTAGCTAAGTTAGCACTTGATAATGAGGCTAAAAAAACTCCGACAATGAGAGCCAATTGGTCCTATGAAGATATTGAAAAGAAAGTATGGTCTATCCCTAAAATGACAGATTTCTGGGGAATTGGGAATCGGATGGAGAAGAGATTACATAGTTTAGGCATCTTTTCGATTAAAGAATTGGCTAAGGCTAATCCTGACTTGATTAAAAAAGAGCTTGGGATTATGGGACTAGAGTTATGGTTTCATGCTAATGGGATTGATGAAAGTAATGTTCATAAACCTTATAAGCCAAAGTCAAAAGGGATAGGGAACTCTCAAGTTTTACCTAGAGATTATGTCAAACAAAGAGATATTGAGATCATACTTCGTGAGATGGCAGAACAAGTTGCTGTTAGATTGAGAAGAGCTGGTAAGAAAGCAACTGTGGTTTCTATACACTTAGGGTATTCTAAAGTGGAACAGAAACGATCTATTCATACTCAAATGAAGATTGAACCAACTAATCAAACAGCACTACTGACAAACTATGTTTTAAAGTTAATTCACACTAAATATACTTCAGGAGCTATCAGAAGTGTTGCAGTGAGCTATTCAGGTTTAGTAGATGAATCATTTGGATTGATTTCATTATTTGATGATGTTGAGAAAATAGAAAAAGAAGAAAGGCTCCAGTCCGCAATCGATGCTATTCGAACAGAATTTGGTTTTACTTCACTATTGAAAGGGAATGCCTTGGATCAAGCTTCTAGAACAATCGCAAGAAGTAAACTCATTGGTGGTCATTCAGCTGGAGGATTAGATGGACTAAAATGATGAATCGTTCTTATTTACCTTTTTTGTCTGCAAGAGAGTATCAAGACCGTGGGATGGCTAAGTGGATGGGATTCTTTTTGTCAGAACATTCCAGTTCTCTTTGGGAAGAAAAAAATAGAGAAGACATCTCCATTTTCCTATCAATGGAAGAGAAAGTTCTATTTGTTCGTCAACTTTATACGAATGTATTCCCAGCAACTTTTGTTTGTAAGCTCTCAAATAGAAGAAAAGTAGTATCGGGTATTGTTAAAGAGATTGGGAGAGAGTCTATATCCATTAAATCAGACTCTGGTTTTCTTCGATTAAGATGGGGAGATATACTCGATATACAGATAGAAGGGGTAGATTTATATGAATCGTAAAGAATTATATGATGATAAATTACAGCTAGATTATTTTTCTGATTCTTATTTAAGGTTTGAGTCAGATTTTTACAAGTATTCTGCTTTAGATATACCATTAACATTTATCACTGATGATATTTTACGCACCATGGCTATGTCTCAGAAACATTATTTTAAATTAAACAAAAGCAAATCTTTAGACAATCGTGATCATTACTTTGTTTTTTCTATCAAGATGAACAAAGATAGTAGTGGGATTAGGCAGTATGAATATCAGAGACATTGTTTTAATTTGTAAGAGTCCGATAGGGCTCTTTTTTCTGTGATAATTTTATCAAAAAGTATTTGTTATACTTTTTTTAATTTAGATTTATCTTGGGGGTTTGGGGGCGTGCCACCACATTTTCATATCGTTTGTTTTTTAAACCGTGAGGTTTGAAATGGCAGGCGATATGATTTTTGGGATATTGTGGACACAATATCTGAGCTCGCAAAGACCGAACAAGAAGCAAGTGAGGTCTTTAGGAAGCGTACTGACAATGTGAGGTAGACTTACACTGTCAGACAAGTAGAATGTTGAAGGGATATCAGAATGGGACAAGAAATTAAGTCAATCCGAAAGCAATTTAGAATCACGAGACAAGAAGAAAAACAGATAAAAGAAATGATGAGGGAACAAAAAGTGGATAGTTTCTCAGAATTTCTTCGTCAAAATTTATTGAAAAAGAATTATCAGGATAGAATTTTTGAAAGTTGGTTCTCCCTTTGGCAGTCTCAAAAGTTTGAACAGATTAGTCGAGATGTGTATGAAGTTCTGGTTATCGCAAGAGAAAATCATCAAGTGACTCAAGAGCACGTCTCAATCTTATTGACTTGCGTTCAAGAATTGATTGCAGAAGTGAATCAAATGCAGCCACTCAGTCGTGAGTTCCGTGAAAAATATATGGGTTAGGAGGATGTAATGGTTTATCGCTATCGTACTAATCTCAAAAAAGTATTTCTAACTGATCCAGAATTACACCAATTGAATGAACGGATTGCTAAGAGCAATTGTCAAAATTTCTCAGTCTATGCCAGAAAAGTTTTACTTAATCCCAATATGTCATTTGTCACGATTAACACTGATACTTATGACCAGTTAGTTTTTGAATTGAGACGGATTGGAAATAACATAAATCAAATTGCGCGTGCGATTAATCAAAGCCATCTGATTTCTCAGGACCAATTACAAGAATTGAGTAAAGGAGTCGGAGAGTTAATTAAGGAAGTGGACAAAGAATTTCAAGTGGAGGTGAAAAGACTGAAGGAGTTTCATGGTAGTTACTAAACACTTTGCGACGCACGGAAAAAAATATCGTAGGCGTTTAATTAAGTATATTCTCAACCCTGATAAAACGGACAATTTGAAATTGGTATCTGATTTTGGCATGAGCAATTACTTGGACTTCCCTAGTCATGCAGAAATGGTAGAGATGTACAATGTCAACTTCACCAATAATGACAAGTTGTACGAATCCAGAAACGACCGACAAGAAAAACACCAACAAACTATTCATGCTCATCACCTCATTCAATCATTTTCTCCTGAAGATAATCTGACACCTGAAGAAATTAACTGCATTGGTTATGAGACCATGATGGAATTGACAGGAGGTCGCTTTAAGTTTATCGTAGCGACTCATACAGACAAAGATCATACCCACAACCATATCTTAATCAATGCCATAGACAGTAATTCAGATAAAAAATTGATATGGAATTATGCCTTAGAACGAAATTTACGTATGATTTCAGACCGTATTTCTAGAATGGCGGGGGCAAAAATTATTGAAAAGCGTTTCTCTTACCGTGACTATCAAAAATATAGGCAGTCTAGTCATAAATTTGAATTGAAACAACGTCTTTATTTTTTGATGCAGCAGTCAAGGTCCTTTGATGATTTTTTAGAAAAAGCGGTGCAGTTACATGTTCATATTGATTTTAGTCAGAAGCATAGTCGATTCATGATGACAGATCGAGCAATGACAAAACGAATTCGAGGACGCCAACTCAGCAAGCGAGATTTATATGATGAAAAATTTTTTAGAATGAATTTTGCTAAGCAAGAGATTGAAAGTCGTTTAGAATTTTTGTTGAACCGTGTCAATTCTTTAGAAGATTTAATAACAAAAGCAAAAGAATTGAATCTAACCATTGACTTAAAACAAAAAAATGTAACTTTTATCCTGGAAGAAGATAATCAAAAGATAAGTTTGGGTCATCAAAAAATAAGTGATAAGAAATTATATGATGTCAAATTTTTTCAAGATTATTTTAAAAATAAGGAAGTCATTGCTTCAGAAGGATTAGAGAATTTACAGGAACAGTACCATGCTTTCCAAGAAGAACGAGATAAGGATAAAGTATCCACTGAAGAGATTGAGGAAGCCTTTGAGACATTTAAGGAAAAACGAGATACCGTTCGTGAATTTGAAGTGGAACTTGCAGAGAACCAAATAGAGAAGCTAGTTGATGAGGGCATTTATATCAAAGTGTCTTTTGGTATTAAGCAGAGTGGTCTCATTTTCATTCCCAATTATCAATTAGATATTCTGGAAGAAGAGAATCAAACAAAATATAAAATCTTTATACGTGAGACAACCTCATACTTTGTCTATAACAAAGAACATTCGGATAAGAATCAGTATGTCAAAGGACGAACATTGATAAGACAGCTAACCAACGATAGTCGAGTAATACCATACAGAAGACCTACAGTTAAGAGTCTACAGGAAAAGATTACTGAGATTAACCTCTTCATTGAATTAACTGAAGCAGATAAGAAATACCAAGACATTAAAGACGAGTTAGTAAAAGAAATAGCAGAGATAGATATAAAACTAAATCAAATTAATGAAAAAATCGCCAACTTAAATAAGATGGCGGAAGTGCTTATCAATTTGAAGAGTGATGATGTGAGCAGTCGAAAGCTTGCAAGATATGACTTTTCAAAATTAAATTTGCCAGAATCAATTACAGTAGAACAAGTAAGCGAAGAAATAAGAGCGTTTCAAAAGGAGCTAGATCATTATCTCTATGAGTATGAGAGCTTAATAAAAAATTTAGAAATGTTTGTAAAAGTACTGAATGATAAGGATTTTGATAAAAAAATTAGTATAGAAATACTTTTGGAATAATAAGAACTAATCCTATGGTGGTTAAAGATTAACTACCTTTATGCTATTGATTAATATATTTGTCATAGTGCTCTTGGTACTGTGCTTTTATATTATGTTCTCCTAGAATTTCAAATACCTGAAGTGCTTGTTTCATCTTTTCGATTCCGTTCGCAGGATTGCACTTAAATTCAAAGTATCCACATGTATATAAGAAGACGGTTTGTTCATAATAGTTTAATTCATTATTTAGTAATTTTTTTATTTCTTTGATTAGAAAACTACAATTTT from Streptococcus mitis NCTC 12261 harbors:
- a CDS encoding Y-family DNA polymerase yields the protein MTWFDYSLEPKSDIAFIDMKSFYASVECVDRGLHPLKTSLCVMSRADNSAGLILASSPMFKKVFGKSNVGRSYDLPFDVKTRKFSYYNARKQGLPTTIDYVRYIEDWAKSTVIVPPRMDTYIAVNMEIQKIFQDFAAPEDIYPYSIDEGFIDLTSSLNYFVPDKSISRKDKLDIISAAIQKKIWRKTGIYSTVGMSNANPLLAKLALDNEAKKTPTMRANWSYEDIEKKVWSIPKMTDFWGIGNRMEKRLHSLGIFSIKELAKANPDLIKKELGIMGLELWFHANGIDESNVHKPYKPKSKGIGNSQVLPRDYVKQRDIEIILREMAEQVAVRLRRAGKKATVVSIHLGYSKVEQKRSIHTQMKIEPTNQTALLTNYVLKLIHTKYTSGAIRSVAVSYSGLVDESFGLISLFDDVEKIEKEERLQSAIDAIRTEFGFTSLLKGNALDQASRTIARSKLIGGHSAGGLDGLK
- a CDS encoding DUF5960 family protein, yielding MNRKELYDDKLQLDYFSDSYLRFESDFYKYSALDIPLTFITDDILRTMAMSQKHYFKLNKSKSLDNRDHYFVFSIKMNKDSSGIRQYEYQRHCFNL
- a CDS encoding SAG1252 family conjugative relaxosome accessory protein yields the protein MGQEIKSIRKQFRITRQEEKQIKEMMREQKVDSFSEFLRQNLLKKNYQDRIFESWFSLWQSQKFEQISRDVYEVLVIARENHQVTQEHVSILLTCVQELIAEVNQMQPLSREFREKYMG
- the mobC gene encoding plasmid mobilization relaxosome protein MobC; the encoded protein is MVYRYRTNLKKVFLTDPELHQLNERIAKSNCQNFSVYARKVLLNPNMSFVTINTDTYDQLVFELRRIGNNINQIARAINQSHLISQDQLQELSKGVGELIKEVDKEFQVEVKRLKEFHGSY
- a CDS encoding SAG1250 family conjugative relaxase, whose amino-acid sequence is MVVTKHFATHGKKYRRRLIKYILNPDKTDNLKLVSDFGMSNYLDFPSHAEMVEMYNVNFTNNDKLYESRNDRQEKHQQTIHAHHLIQSFSPEDNLTPEEINCIGYETMMELTGGRFKFIVATHTDKDHTHNHILINAIDSNSDKKLIWNYALERNLRMISDRISRMAGAKIIEKRFSYRDYQKYRQSSHKFELKQRLYFLMQQSRSFDDFLEKAVQLHVHIDFSQKHSRFMMTDRAMTKRIRGRQLSKRDLYDEKFFRMNFAKQEIESRLEFLLNRVNSLEDLITKAKELNLTIDLKQKNVTFILEEDNQKISLGHQKISDKKLYDVKFFQDYFKNKEVIASEGLENLQEQYHAFQEERDKDKVSTEEIEEAFETFKEKRDTVREFEVELAENQIEKLVDEGIYIKVSFGIKQSGLIFIPNYQLDILEEENQTKYKIFIRETTSYFVYNKEHSDKNQYVKGRTLIRQLTNDSRVIPYRRPTVKSLQEKITEINLFIELTEADKKYQDIKDELVKEIAEIDIKLNQINEKIANLNKMAEVLINLKSDDVSSRKLARYDFSKLNLPESITVEQVSEEIRAFQKELDHYLYEYESLIKNLEMFVKVLNDKDFDKKISIEILLE